The following proteins are encoded in a genomic region of Corylus avellana chromosome ca4, CavTom2PMs-1.0:
- the LOC132178366 gene encoding elongation factor 1-alpha-like, protein MGKEKVHINIVVIGHVDSGKSTTTGHLIYKLGGIDKRVIERFEKEAAEMNKRSFKYAWVLDKLKAERERGITIDIALWKFETTKYYCTVIDAPGHRDFIKNMITGTSQADCAVLIIDSTTGGFEAGISKDVYLHGL, encoded by the exons ATGGGTAAAGAGAAGGTTCACATCAACATCGTGGTCATTGGCCATGTCGACTCCGGCAAGTCGACCACCACAGGCCACTTGATCTACAAGCTCGGAGGAATCGACAAGCGTGTGATCGAGAGGTTCGAGAAGGAAGCCGCTGAAATGAACAAGAGGTCATTCAAGTACGCCTGGGTGCTTGACAAGCTCAAGGCTGAGCGTGAGCGTGGTATCACCATCGATATTGCCTTGTGGAAGTTTGAGACCACCAAGTACTACTGCACTGTCATCGATGCTCCTGGACATCGTGACTTTATCAAGAACATGATTACTGGGACTTCACAGGCCGACTGTGCCGTCCTTATCATTGATTCCACCACTGGTGGTTTTGAAGCTGGAATCTCCAAGGACG TTTATTTGCATGGACTTTGA